In Vigna unguiculata cultivar IT97K-499-35 chromosome 3, ASM411807v1, whole genome shotgun sequence, a single genomic region encodes these proteins:
- the LOC114177928 gene encoding protein RER1A-like — MDEVGASIRAAISRWELAVWRQYQHVLDKWTPHVGRRWVGLVVVALIYALRVYFVEGFYLVSYGLGIYILNLLIGFLSPQVDPEILDAEGPTLPSSANDEFRPFVRRLPEFKFWYSITKAFCVAFVMTFFSAFDVPVFWPILLFYWVVLFTLTMRRQISHMIKYKYLPFSSGKQRYDGKRASPESPSVSEG, encoded by the exons ATGGACGAGGTCGGAGCATCAATTAGAGCCGCCATATCGCGGTGGGAGCTGGCGGTTTGGCGGCAGTACCAGCACGTGCTAGACAAGTGGACGCCACACGTGGGGCGACGGTGGGTTgggttggtggtggtggcgcTGATATACGCGCTGCGCGTTTACTTTGTGGAAGGGTTCTACTTAGTGTCGTACGGTTTGGGAATATACATCCTCAACCTTCTGATCGGGTTCCTCTCCCCTCAGGTGGACCCCGAGATTCTTGATGCCGAGGGCCCCACCCTCCCCTCCTCCGCTAACGACGAGTTTCGTCCCTTCGTTCGCCGCCTCCCGGAGTTCAAGTTCTG GTACTCAATCACAAAGGCGTTTTGTGTTGCGTTTGTGATGACTTTCTTTAGTGCGTTTGATGTTCCTGTGTTCTGGCCAATACTCCTCTTCTACTGGGTGGTCCTATTCACGCTTACAATGAGGAGACAGATATCTCACATGATTAAGTACAAATATCTACCCTTCTCATCTGGAAAACAG CGTTATGATGGAAAGAGAGCATCACCTGAAAGCCCAAGCGTTTCAGAGGGCTGA
- the LOC114179029 gene encoding cysteine proteinase COT44-like: MSSMAIVPTLLFLFFTFSHVTAMSVVNYSENEVMDMYEKWLVKHRKVYNGLGEKDKRFEVFKENLGFIQEHNAQNNTYTLGLNKFADITNEEYRAMYLGTRTDAKRRVMKTQRTGHRYAYNSGDKLPVFVDWRLKGAVAPIKDQGSCGSCWAFSTVASVEAINNIVTGKFVSLSEQELVDCDREYNEGCNGGLMDYAFQFIIKNGGIDTEEDYPYKGHDGTCDPTKKKAKVVQIDDYEDVPAYDENALKKAVSHQPISVAIEASGRALQLYQSGVFTGKCGTNLDHGVVVVGYGTENGVDYWLVRNSWGTGWGEDGYFKMERNVRRSSTGKCGIAMEASYPVKYGLNSAVPSSGYESNEVSISSA; this comes from the exons ATGTCTTCAATGGCCATAGTACCCACCTTGCTCTTCcttttcttcactttctcaCATGTTACGGCCATGTCCGTCGTCAATTACTCCGAAAACGAGGTGATGGACATGTACGAGAAGTGGTTGGTGAAGCACCGAAAGGTGTACAATGGGTTGGGAGAGAAGGATAAGAGGTTTGAAGTGTTCAAGGAGAACTTGGGATTCATACAAGAGCACAACGCTCAGAACAACACATACACTCTTGGGTTGAACAAGTTTGCTGATATCACCAACGAGGAATACCGTGCCATGTATTTGGGCACCAGAACTGATGCCAAACGCAGGGTCATGAAAACCCAGAGGACCGGTCACCGGTATGCTTACAACTCCGGTGACAAGTTGCCGGTGTTCGTCGATTGGAGGTTGAAAGGTGCAGTTGCTCCGATCAAAGATCAGGGAAGTTGtg GAAGTTGTTGGGCGTTCTCAACAGTGGCTTCTGTGGAAGCTATAAATAACATAGTGACAGGGAAGTTTGTGTCACTGTCAGAACAAGAGCTTGTGGACTGTGACAGAGAGTATAACGAAGGATGCAATGGTGGCCTCATGGACTACGCATTCCAATTCATCATTAAAAATGGTGGCATAGACACAGAAGAAGATTATCCATACAAGGGCCATGATGGAACTTGTGATCCAACTAAG AAAAAGGCCAAGGTAGTGCAAATCGATGATTACGAGGATGTTCCAGCATATGACGAGAATGCCTTAAAGAAAGCTGTTTCTCATCAACCCATAAGCGTTGCAATTGAAGCCTCTGGCAGGGCTTTGCAACTTTATCAGTCT gGTGTGTTTACTGGTAAATGTGGAACAAATTTAGATCATGGTGTGGTGGTTGTTGGATATGGGACTGAAAACGGTGTTGATTACTGGCTGGTGAGGAATTCATGGGGCACTGGGTGGGGTGAAGATGGGTATTTCAAGATGGAGCGCAACGTGAGAAGGAGCTCCACAGGGAAGTGTGGAATTGCAATGGAAGCTTCGTACCCTGTTAAGTATGGTCTAAACTCTGCAGTTCCTAGTTCAGGTTATGAAAGCAATGAGGTCTCTATCAGCAGTGCTTGA